The genomic interval GGCCAGAGATTGCGCATCTTGCTCTTTTGGTCTCCACATTTTTTTTGAGACTAGATGTCCCTTGGCCCctggatccacctgtctctgtggatgctggggatgaactcaggttctcatgtttgtgcagcaacCATGTTACCTGCTGAACCCTCTCATTCCCCTGCTTTTGACATTTTACTTAGTTAACATAATTAATTACTTCCCTAGAGGAAATGTGAAATAAAGTGTGTGCTATACCATACTTCTGGATGGCATTGCTGTAGCTAGAAGATTATGAAATGCGATTCCAAGATTCATTTTTCAGCAATAACCAGTAATATTGAGCATATTTTCTAGTGAGTACCTATTAACTATTTCAGCAAATGTAAATCTaccatttttgttatttgtttggtaGGTTCTTGGCATAGAACTCAAGACTTCATGCATACTCAAGATATATTCTACCACTGGGTGACGCCTCTGCCCCTATATATACACGTATCCTGATGCTCTGACAGAAGGAGCTCCCACCTTAGTGGGAGGGATTCTGGTTACTGGAAAGTTCTAGGAGATGACTTCATCTGGTGTAAAAAACTGGGCGAGTTCATAACTCAAAATCTCCCCTATTTTATAGAAACACCCACAGCTGTTGAGAAAAAGGAGCGACCTCTTCCAAGACTTAACATTCATTCTGGATTCTGGATTTTGGCATCCATCGTTGTGACCTATTATGTTGACTTCTTTAaaacctttaaagaaaattttcacaCCAATAGGTAAGAAAATGTTGTTTCTCCAGGCATAGTGACACAATGAtcttaattccagaacttgggaaacagaggcaggtggatctcttgagtttaaagctacacattgagttccaggacagcctatatTAGtgagatgaaaaaaagaaagaacaaaaaaaaaaaaaaaaaaaaacccaaacaaaaaaaaacaaacccagttgCTTCATGTTTTGCGTGTTATAGTTTGTCAGTTGAATTCACTAAACAGTTAAGAGATCGTGAGATGATTtatttggtaaagtgcttgctattaTATTATAAGCATGTTGATCagtgtttgatccccagaacctacattagaaaacagacaaatgaacagagaaaaaaaaaggaaacaaggcAGTTTGGTGCTTCTAATCCCAGCTCTGAGTAGGTGGGGGCGGGGTCCCCGGGCTTATTGACTGGTTAGTCTGCATGAGTCGGTGAGCTCCAGgtctgtgagagaccctgtcttaaaaacaaggtggagagtgatCAAGAAAGACACCCAGCGCTGACCTCTAgcctacacacccacacccacacccacccacacacacacacacacacacacacacgcagggttgacctctgacctacatgCCCCCCTATATGTACAatatacacttatatacacatatacacttatacctatatacacatatacatatatacatgtgcatgcacactatTGACCTCTATCAGACATGATGTTGAAGCAGCTACTGATGATACAGAAAACAGCAAGACACCCTTTAGTCAAAGGGTGCAGGTTTTCACACATAGCCTAGTAAGTTTTGGGGGAACAGTGTATGTGAGATCTTATCATCTTCCTATCTTATGTGGTCCTCTCGTGACCCCTCCCATTACCCTTCTATATACAGTGTTAGCTATTTGATGCGTTGAATGTGTCCGTAAGCTGATTCTAGTAGTCATTTTACTATGTTGCATACAGTAGATTACATCATTGTACCTTGTATGTGTGCAATTTAAAACTGTTACCTGTGCCCCTAGAAGACTAGAGAGGAAAGGCCTGAGAAGCAGAGGTGGAGTGGGAACTGTGGCTGAGAAAGGTGTGTTTCAGAGTAGCTAGGGCAGAGTAGTTAGGAAGGGGGTGGTTAGAGGGTGTGACTCAGAGTTAGCTGCCTTGAAGGTCACGGGAGGAGTCGGGAGCTTAGGTCTGAGTCCTAGTGTCAAATGGCCCTTCCTATCCAGGGGCAGATCCTGTTCTCTCTCATCCCAGGAGGTGACCATGGAACAGAAATTATGCATCGTGTGTGAATAATGTGGAGCTATCAGGTatcagaaaagggggagatgtaggcGATGTCTGAGCTGGCATATGAGGACTGTGTTTCATGCCAAGAACAGTGACTAGACATAACAGTAGAGCCATAAAAGATGCAGGCAGGAGTTTGGTCTTGCTGAATCATGGGAAATGCAGTCTTCAAAGTCTTGAGGTGGAAGGGTGTAAGACGTGAAGTAGTTCCTTTAAATCCTGAGGAAGAGGCTGCTCCATCTTTCACAAGGAAGCATCTTTGTTTAAAATACCACCTCCCGCCCCACCACTTCTTCGTCTGTTTGTGCTTTGGTAGGTCATGTGACTTGTCTAAGTGAGTTTTAGATGGCGAACTGGAACCCAGCACCGTTCTCTCGGGCGGGTGTCTGCTCCCTGAAGGAGGCTCACTCTGCTCACTTTGCAGGCTTCTGTTTCCACACTCACACAGGCCACACTGACAAAGTGGAAGTTCGTGGTCTAGAACCAAGGAATAAGTCTGTGTGGGACTGagtatcttttttgtttgattgtttcgagacagggtttctctgtgtagacctggctgtcctggaactcactctgtagaccaggctggcctcgaactcagaaatctgcctgcctctgctgggattaaaggcgtgtgccaccactgcccggcgggaCTGAGTATCAACAAAAGCTCTGATCCCACTCCCCACAGCCATGTTCTTCCCTCAGCTCCATCAGTGACAAAGCTGACACTCAGTTTTCATCAGCCTGCAAACTTCCTCTCTCAGCGGGTTTAGAATCTGCTGGGAGAGAGCCGAGGACCTCAAGTGGCACCCCagcagctgctttttttttttttatgaactaGAACTTGGGTCGAGCCCAGGATGGGTCTGACATGGTGGCAGGGGCACTTCTAATTTCAGGAGGTTATTTTCTGCTGTGGCAGACAGACTCATTACCAGGTGTCATGGTGCCTGCTTGGCAGGTGATGGGCAGGATGCCGGGAGGGCCTGGGACTGTTGTGTGGTGAGGCCGTGCTGGGAAGGCCGACTTTTCAGGGCTTTAGTGTGTGTCCTTTCCTTAGCTTTCCTAGGACTTTAATGTGAGAGAAGTAGCATTAGGAATGGTCCCCCACAAATGATGTATGGGATCAACCACAGAAAGAAGTGGGGGGCTTGGGACCACATGCCCTCCAGTGGCAGAGACAGCATAGACACTGGGCCAGGGCTGTGGCGATGGGAGAAAGTTGAAAGCACAGGCCTGGCCTTAACATGGTGTGTTCTTAGAGGCAAAAAGGCATGgccccctaccaagccaaggctaCTGAAATCTCTGCTTCTCCCAGCACGGTCGGTCGACACTGACTTTCTTCCTCTTTGTCTCCACAGTTGGTTTCTCTTTGGCGGAGCCTTGTTATTTGTCAGCCTGTCAATTGCATTTTACTGCATAGTCTATCTGGAATGGTACCGTGGGATTGAAGAATATGATGTCAAATACCCAACACTGGTGCCCATCACAACTGCAACTTTCATTGCGGCAGGGATTTGGTGAGTGGATGTTGAATGTGAATGAAAAGCAATTACAATCACTTTGTGTTTGTGATGAACGTGACCCAGAACCTAAATCAAGCAGCATGGTGCCCCAGGGGGAAGGGGATCCCAGGCACTCTGTTCTTTGGGGGTCTCCTTTCAGCATCTTTCTCTCTTAATCTGCCTCAGTTATTCACAGAGAAGGTGACATCTGCACGAGCcctgtgttctgttttgtttattaagTGTCTTTCAGTGTGCACCGAGTGAACTCATCACGGGGCGAGTGCTGCCGCCCTCGGCTGGGGAGGCCTGGTGATCGATCCCTGCTGACCCTTCCCTTTGCTTCACGctgccttcctgctgcctgcaaacACTGCCCCGTCTCTGTTGCCATTTTTGTGCATCCCATAAACACGGTTCTGTTCATCTGTGTTTTGAACACAAGACTGTAGAGAAGTTGGTTGTACGATCACCAGTCTTTAAGATTTAACTGTATGCATGCAGTGTATGCTGTTCTTGTGTAGTTTTCCCCCAGCGGTTATTCATTGCCAGTTGTCAATCCACTGCGTCACTGAGTCCTAGTGTACCTGTTGCGCGGCCACCCAGTCAGGCTGTTTATAGTTGGTGCTGTTTGGAAGGGTGCCATtgagaccccctcccccccactctgtTGGgcttacatgtgtatacatatacccAGAAAGGTGTGCTTCATTCCATAGTATCAGGCTCTTCCAAAGTGGTTGAGCTGTCTCACCAGCCACTGTTCCCCAAAGTGAATGTCATCTGTGTTAAGCATGTgcagtccctttctctctgttgcTCCCTAAACAACAGAGTAGTAGTGCCTTAGGCAGCAGTTCACAGTGTGTGGCACTGTAAGGACCCTAGGGATATGACATAAGGACGTGGGGAAAGGTGCAGGCGATCTGCAGGTGCAGGGCTCCCTGGAAGGCCCTGAGCATTTCGAGACTTGGTGTTGCTGCAAGATTTTAGAGCTAATGATCCTTAGGTAGGAAGGGACAGCTGTCATGCCTTCCCAGTGTGTCTAGTGGCACAGTGTAGCTTGTAGTTCTTCCACAGTGGGAGCAGCTGTGCCTTTTAAAGGTTACGTGTCTTTCACAGTGTGCGCATGCTAAGACTGCTCAACCCGTTCGTTCCCTGTTGCCAGCGTGAACCCACCTTTGTAAATTCACATATgctcagagaagaagagaggctattttaaagagagagagagagaaaaaaaggtagTACTTGCTCACTGAAGAAAAACTTGTAAATATCAGAAAATGTAGAGAAAGTTAAGCTTCCTCTctgagggttttcttttttcttttttcttttaatttcttttggttttttgagacagggtttctctgtatagccctggctggcctcaaactcagaaatccatctgcctctgcctcccgagtgctgggattaaaggtgtgcgccaccacgcctggctgagggTTTCTTAATGTAAACTGGGTTCTGCTTTTTGGGAAAGTCTTAAAGCTTTATGTATATTCTGCTTAAATGCTCTTTCTTTGACCCAGTTTCGCCTGCAGCTGGACACTTGCCACTGTGAGGTCAGTATTCTGTGGCGAGGGTAGACCAAGGATGCTGTTTTACTTTGCCTTCTATAGCAGGAACATCCCAAGAAACATCAAATTAATTTTAGGCCTGTGGCTTGTGATTATTTGACATCTATTTATCCAGGATTACATATTAAAACCCATAGCTGTCTAGAtagcttatttaatttttttatggttTCCCTGGTAGCTTCTGCTTCTATCAGTTCAATCATTAAAACTCACTTGATTTTAGGAAgtgtttgatttgatttggtgACAAGAAGACTGTTTTTTGCAATGAAGAGTTTATAGCATCATGTATAGCATTGCTTTTTCATGCTATTTTAAGAGTCCTTTCGTCTTTTTCCCATGATAATGCCTGAGATGATAAAGCAGGCTGCAGCCATTTGAGTTTGTGGTCCATCCCACATGCTAACGTCCAGAGACCCATGTCACCCCAGGTCATGGTGCAGCTTCTGTCAGCACAGGCAGAAATCTCCTTCCCATCAGTCATGGTGCCGGGGCTAACGACCCGCATAGGTGGATGTCCTCAAGCCGAGCTCCAACTCCAGACTCTGGAGTGGGGTGTTTGTGTCATCCCACTTGCTGCTGTCagctgtttggttttggtttctttcagCTTCAACCTGGCTCTGTGGAATGTGTGGTCATTTTTCACTCCCTTGCTGCTGTTCACCCAGTTTATGGGGGTCGTGATGTTCATCTCACTCCTCGGATAAGCTCTGGTAAGATGCTTGTTTCTAACAGTGAGCCGTGGAAAGGTCTTGCAGTCACTTCCTGAGGGCACTCTTGACAGGACTGCCTGGGAATCACTTCCTGCTGTGTTTGTGCTGACGTGTGTCACCACTGAACACAGCTGCAAGGCCTGAGGCTATCTTCCCAATGTGGAGTTTTAAGTGCTCATTTTTCAGAGACAGCATCATGCCTTTCAAAGAACTCATAAAGACAGCATGTGTGTCTTAATGTAGAGAAGTGCACGTGAGGCCACTTTATACTGTGGGCATGACTGTTGGCTGAATGGTTCTTAGAAGTAGTATGGGAAATAATGGTGATCTTACCCTACTTGGGACAGATTCTGCCATTTTCTATAAATATTGGATGAATGGTACCCTAgcccttttaaaaaattctttcccaggggatgaagagatggctcactggtgaAGATCACTGGCTCCTCTTGCGGAGGACCTGCATTCCATTCCTAGCATCTGCATTGCAGCTCACCTAGGTCCAGGAGATCTAACACCTCGGCCTCCACAGATGATGTCAGGCACATATgtgctatacatacatatacacaggcaaaacactcgtgtataaaataaaaataaatcttcaaaaattcTGCCCTTTTTATACTATTTAGAGAATTTATGTGTCCCTGTGGACCAGCTCCTGTCTGGTTGGGAGTACTGATAGACATCTATTAAATAAGTGTATAGAGTGTGAAGAATGCTCATGCTgtgattgggggaaaaaaagacaatatAGTCCCTCCCCTTGTGCCACGTACATCTGACTTGGAGAAAATCAACTTGACAGGGCCATTTGCAAACAGGGCAAGTAAGACTCGGGGATGTGTGAGTGGGGCTTAGGACCAGGGTGCTCCAGCTGATGGAGTGTGTGCACCCTTAGTGTGACCAGAAAGAAGAGGTACACATGAGCCTGCTGTTGCTAGTCACAGGCAAGTTGCTGGCCATCACCACGCTGTCACAAACAATTGTCTTCTAATATTGCACTGTCCAGAGACTGATGAGACCCATGGGGCCCCTTGTTCCTGTGCATGCCTCACTTTAAGAGGTTTAGTCCcgccgggtatggtggcgcatgcctttaatcccagcactcgggaggcagaggcaggcggatttctgagtttgaggccagcctggtctacaaagttagttccaggacagccagggctacacagagaaaccctgtctcgaaaaaccaaaaaaaaaaaaaaaaaaaaaaaaaaaaaaaaagaggtttagtCCCTGTATCACCCTATTCCCACAGCTTTGGCTGACCCTGATTCCCaactttctcccccctcccccttccctgtggCTGGCGATCTTGGGTTCTGACTGTTTGGCTGTTTCTAGGTGTTTGGGTGCCTTGGACTTCCATGAGCCTGGTGTGTGGCTGGCGGTGAGAGCAGcatggtgctgggagccaagcatgtcctcttttccttttgaaatacatatctgtgtgcatgagtgtttgcttGTATATATgcttgtttgtatatgtatatatagatatagatatgcatcacagaggtcagaagaagccaTAGCATCCCTTAGAACTAGGTTAAAgaggttgtgagctttcatgtgagtgcagggaattgaatcccagccccctgcaagaacagccagtgcccttCACCACtacaccatctctccaggcacaCCACTTTGTTTTTAATGGGAATCCATGAGCCTAAGGTGTTTCACTTGGCACATAAATGCTGTTTTCTTCCAGACTTCAGAACATGACCATTTAAAGTGAACAAAGCGTCCAGCTTGTCGGCTGACGTGAAGGAGAAGCTCAGTGTGCACTGCTGTCTCCGCAGTGAGTTGTTCCATGGAGAAACTGTGACTCTCTAGATCTGCTGTCGAAATCAGAATAAATGATCTTTCTCTCTGCTGTTCAAAACAAGTGATTGCTTCTCAGCAGTTTGTGTTAGAACTAGCGAGTGTTAACCTGTCAGCTTTTAGAGACAGTAGTAGCTCATCACAGGAGCACAGTGCCAACAGTTTTACAGATTCTGGCCTGTTCTACTTGAAGGCTAGCTGCCCTTGTATAGGTGACTGGACACAAGCATGACAGAATCGTGTTGTCACCGTTAGTAGTCACTGGATAGCTCGTATTTGTCATAGTTTTTTAAGAAGAGGACCAAACGGAAGTATCTTATGGTTTCTTGTTACTCTGGGTTTTATCATTATATAAGTTATTGggtttttaacatttttcaacTTATGTTCTTTTAATAATGTTtaagtatatataatttttttctgtaacatcaataaaatatttttataattttcttgtgCATTTGGTTAATGCAAATTTGgggcttgtttctgttttttgctGTTCATATTTAGTTAACCAGAAATAATGTAGCCTCTTTTTAGGTAGGTTAACTCTGTTCTTAAGTGGCTTAGTAGCAACTGCTGTTTGTGCCCTGTAGGCTCCCATGATGCCTGTCATAAACACTGTGACTCAGAGATACCTGTGCATTTGTTTACCTGTGAAGTGACTGACATAGTCACCACTGGGATTTGGCCACACAATGCCCTTATCTGAGGGACTGCCAATTTTTAAACTGCAAATGGAGACTAATACTTGTCTGTGGgtttagagaaatagaaatactGTTGTCAGGCACCCATTCTGGTGTCTGGCACACAGGAGAGATGTGATCAGTGAACACGAGTAATGAGGGAAAGAGAAACTGAGGTGGATGAGGGCTCAGACATAATTGGTAGAGTCAAGCCAGTTGGTAGTTGTGTGTGGAGACTCATTTAGAATAGAGAGTGATCCAGGCTGAGGCCAGAGTCAGTTAGACAAGGATGTCAGCAGTGAGGGCCCGGGACAGGCTGGCGGCTGCTGACCTACCAGGTAGGCTGTCTGGCCGTAGTGAACATGGGTTCTGATAGTTACTCACATAAACTGTCCTGGCttgaatttttataatttaatctaTGTTTTAAAACCCAGGTGCCCAATAGATAAATACTGTGGCCTTTGTTACTCAGGATCCCTTTAAATGCTTTCATgtgagccaggcctggtggcactaCCTGAAGCTACTGAGGAGGCTGACTTGAGAGAATCTCAAgtattcaagactagcctggggcAACGTAGAGAGTCCCagtctcagaaaacagaaagattgGGCCTTTAGAGtatttgcctggcatgcatgaagccctagtTTCAATCTCTAGTATATTAACTAAGCagatatacttatacatataaatacacacacacgatCATACCTGGTACTTGCCATGCTAAACTCCTATGAATATAATTTCTGGcgctttaaaaaaatgcttatttttatttgtaattatgtgtatggtgtgtgagtATCGAGGGGTTATATATAGATGCCCACAGTTTCTGGCATTTGTGAACTGCTCTATGTGGGAGCTGAAACTGAACTCTGGTATTCTGCAAGATCAGTATATACTCTTAACTGATGGgcaatctctccaacccccaaccTTTTTTTTATTGTAACAACTAAAGAAATGAGTGATGTCATGATATCTCACCACGTCTAAACAAGCCAATGGGAGGGGCACCCCCTTGTGAGTGATGAATGTTGAAATTAACAGTTGTAAGTTCTGGTCATCAAGGTTACGACTGTGACAGAATCAAGCCCTGCTCTGACTTTGACAAACACTGTGAAGACCAAGTTGACATTTGCTCCTGGCACTCAGGCTCTGGTTCAAGCCTGGTTGTCTTGCTTGAAACACCCGTGGATGGTTCTAGCGAGCAACTTGGGTAGAGACAGCCCTGGAGAAGCCAGGGTGTAGGATGGGTGGGAACATATCCAGATAGCAGTGTCACTTAGTTGGCAAGGATGGAAACCAGATGAGGACTTCCCCAAGTCTTCTGggacctggcttgggaggcattGGTTTTTCTAAGAAACCAGGAGCAAGATTTAATGTTCCTGACTGAATctgctttataaagaaaaaagaaagtcctgTGTGGCTAGAGAGAAGCACTTGCTGTGCAGATGTGAGGGCTGCAGTGTGGATTAACCAGAGCCTACACAAGAGCCAGAGGTAGGTGGAAGTCCACCTGTGGTCCCAGTGCTCAGGACTCGGGCAAAATCCCTGGAACAAGCTGCCTAGCCAGACTACCTTAAAGGTAAGCGGTAGGTTCAGTAGAGAGACCCTCCCTGTCTTAACATATAAGGCATAGTGGAAGTTAACCTCAGCCcgtcacacatatacacacacatgttacaCATACATATGCTTCCACACATGTgagcacgtgtgcacacacatgtatactacACATAACTGCACTCCCCAAAATAATAGAAACCTGGCTGTCCTTAAGCAGACCTTGTTAAGGGTGGCAAGTAGGATCATTTTGGGGGAGAGGCTGGGGACTAGGCTTCTGTGGTTAAGGCTAGGGTAAATTCTCTTGAAAGTTtggctctgtaggccaggctggcctcaaactcagagatccaccagcatctgcctctgcctctggagtgctgtgatttaaagcatgcaccactactACCTGGCCAGATGACCCAGCACTTAAGAACACTAGCTACTCTTcgaaaggacccaggttcaagtctcagccacacatggtggcttacaactgtttACAACTTCAGCTCCAAGGGGTCTGACATCCTCACACTGACAAACATGCAGCAAAGCACCAATGCACATAGATGAATACGTTAAATTAAtaagtaaaatgaatgaataaataagtttaTTCTAAAaactctgacaccctcacactgatatacatgcaggcaaaacaccaatgcacatagatGAATaagttaaattaataaataagtaaaatgaatgaataaataaaatatttaaaaaaaaaaaaacctctgacaccttcacactgacatacatgcaggcaaaataccaatgcacataaataaatgaaaaaaggaaaacaaagtttGGCAGTGCTGGGAGTCTTAGCATTCCTTGAAGTGGGAAGAGTTAAATGATCTAGCCAGTTGTCTCCAGACACTTTAGAACTGAGACTGTAGTCTGTTGTTCACACAAGGGAAGTGGCATTAGAGAGGAGCAGCAGAGCCATCCCAGGTCAGGGACAGCTGAGACAATGGGCAAGTCCAACAGCAGAGTACTGTTATTCCACAGAGGACAGGAATCCACAAAAGACTTGCGGGTCTGCAGCTGAGGAGCACTCTCCCTAGACCCTTGGAGTGTGATTCACTTCCAAGCAATCTGAGCCTTAAGGATAGctgtagtttttctttcttccctcgtTCAGTAGTTTTGAGACTTGttacagctcaggctggccctgaactagctacatagctcaggctggccttgagcttgtagACTTCCCATCTCAGCtttaatgctgggattacaagccttTGCCTCCATGGCCAGTTTACAAGTCTTCGCATCCTTTACTTGGAGTTCAGCCCTCATGGCATTGACAGTCATTCCTCTGTGCATGTAAATGTAAGATTTCCCACCGACAGATAAACAGCATCTTAAACTTTCTCATGTTTCTTCAACGAGGCCCATTTCTTTGATTTCTCCCTATACTGTAAAACCACCAAAGAATTTCCTATTTATTTTCTATCTCTCTTCCTATATCTTGAGAAGAAATTACAGGGCATATGGTGATAAAATACCCATGATTTCAGCtgcttgggaggccgaggcaggaagattttgagtatgaggccagtctgggctacataggagATCCTgccccaaatttttaaaaaagcgcTGGGGCTATataactcagtgatggagtgttcTCCTAGTATGTATGAAACCCTGGAGCTTGAGTCACAGAACCTTGAGAGTAAAAAGGAAATTTCATTAGGGCACGTGAAGCACGGGGGATGAGTTCTTTCATGTGTGTGATACAAAGGAGTCACGAAGGATATGAAATGCCTGTCCTTCCCAGCTCATACCCTAGCAGGAATAAACAGACATGAGTCCAGCATGCCGTGAGCTAAATATCCAGGACATCCTTCACTGCCCCCAACACTCGCACCATCTCTCTTGTGACAATCATCAGGACTTCCCTTACACAGCCCCGTGTCCCATCGACAGGGGTCACTGGAGAAAACCTCCCAGGTCTCATCTGATCTTTGGACTCGGTCCCGCTTTCGTCTGTATGTTCCGGGTATCTATTGCT from Mus musculus strain C57BL/6J chromosome 5, GRCm38.p6 C57BL/6J carries:
- the Tmem128 gene encoding transmembrane protein 128, translated to MDAPWAREQLRRRYLFPSEVELDCEDEAKPETPTAVEKKERPLPRLNIHSGFWILASIVVTYYVDFFKTFKENFHTNSWFLFGGALLFVSLSIAFYCIVYLEWYRGIEEYDVKYPTLVPITTATFIAAGICFNLALWNVWSFFTPLLLFTQFMGVVMFISLLG